In Anaerolineales bacterium, the sequence GAGCCTGCCGCCCACCGCGGACATTCGCGACCAGGTCAGCGGCGCCGAATGGCTAAGCGTCCTGCCGGACGATGCCCAAACCCGGCAGTTTATTTTGGACTGCCAGGGTTGTCACCAGCTCGGCTGGCCGCGTAAGGCCTACAACGGCTGGCCCACGGAAACCCAGTGGCAAGCGTCCATCCGCAAGATGCTGAGCTTTTACGGGCCACAGAGCGGGTTCCCGATCATCGGGCCTCTGGATGTGGAGGAAACGGCTGCCTGGCTGGCGCACTATCTGACTGCGGAAACCCAGCCGCCGCTGCCGCAGCCTGTGACCGCCCAGGCCGCCAAGGTACGCATGACCGAGTATGACTTCCCTGGCGCTGGCCCTCACGACCTGGTGCTCGACTCAAACGGGCAGATCATCATTACCGGCATGTTCAGCCACAACATGTATTCGTTGGACCCGGAGAGCGGCGAATTTACCCGCTATGCTTTAAAGCCCAACGCCAACCCCCGCGCGCTGGAGCTGGATGCCGAGGGGAACTGGTGGATCGTCTTTGGCAGCCCGCACCAATTGGCCCTCTTCGACCCGCTCACCGCGGAATTCGAAACCTACTCCATTGACATGTACGCGCACAGCGTCGCGCTCGATTCCAAAGGCAATGCTTGGGTTAATGGGCATTTCCTCTCCGACCCTGGCAAGGTCATCCGGGTCAGTCCGGATGGTTCTCGCTTGGTTTTTGACATCCCCGACAATAACGTCTCCAACCTGGCCGGATTGCCGATCTCTTACGAGATTCGGGTAGGTCCGGACAACATGGTGTGGGTCTCAGACTTGAACTGGAACCGGATCTATAAGCTGCATCCTGAGACTGGCGAAGTGGCTTACTATGAGTTCCCGCATGACACCAGTGGTCCGCGGCGGTTTGATATTGATGCTGACGGCAAACTGTGGATTCCCGAGTTTTCCGGCGGCCGCCTGGCGATGTTTGACCCGGTCACGGAAACCTTTACGGAGTGGGAAGTGCCCACCAAGAATGCCGAGCCCTATGTGGTCAAGATTGACCACCAGCGCGGCCTGGTCTGGATCGGCTATGCAGCCGGCAACCGCGTGGCCAGTTTTGACCCGCTGACCGAAACTTTTGTGGAATATCCGCTGCCCACGCCGTATGCCCTGATCCGGCATATGGCCATTGACAGCGGCAACGGCGATGTTTGGGTCAGCTATCACCATGTGCCCACTTCAGACGACAAGATCGTGCGTTTGCAGTTTGGGACTTAGCTGCCTTTAGCGATGCGAGCCTCGGCCAGCTGGATGTAATCCCGGCTGGTTTCGTAGCCCACATAGCTGCGGCCTGCTTTGCGAGCCGCTAGCGCCGTGGTGCCGCTGCCCATAAACGGGTCCAGCACCACATCGCCTGTAAAGCTGTACAGCTGGATCAGGCGGGCGGGTAGTTCTTCGGGGAAGGGGGCCGGGTGGCCCACCCGCCGGGCGGACACTGCCGGAAAGCTCCATACGCTTTTGCTGTTTTGCAGAAAATCTTCCTTGGCGATCGTATCCTCGCCGCCGGCCGGTTTGGCCCGGCCAAATGCGCCCTTGCTGAAGACCAGGATGTATTCATGCACATCGCGCAGGGTGGGGTTGCTGGCCGACAGCCAGGATCCCCAGGCAGTGGAAGCGCTGGCGCTGGAGCCCTTGTCCCAGATGATCTCGCCGCGCATCAGGTAACCCAGGGCCAACATATCCTGGATGATGAAGGCATGCAGCGGGATGTAGGGCTTGCGACCTAAGTTCGCCACGTTGATGCAGGCCCGCCCGCCCGGGGCCAGGGTCCGGTAGGTCTCGGCCCATACCCGGCGCAGCAGACCCAGGTAGTCCTCCAGGTTTAGGTCCTGGTCGTATTCCTTGCCGGCGTTGTAGGGGGGTGAGGTGACCATCAGATGCACACTGCCGTCAGGCAGTTCCGGCATCTGCTCGCTGCTGTGGCCGAAAATACGGTTGTGCGCTGCTTCGGGGAGAGGGTTGTCGCTCAGGCTATCGGGAGTTGCGGCGTTCTGCTGGCTGTATAGGGCGCTGTTGTAAAAAGTGCTGGCGTCGTGGTTGACGCGCCCAGCCGTGCCAAACGCGGAACTGCGTGTGCCTTTACGGTCTGTCTTCTTCCCGGCCACGGCTTCACTGTAACCCAAAGCGCGCGGCGCGGCAAGTTTTAAGGCTTGAGCAGGCTGGCAGAGCCAGCCTAACTCAGCCAGGCCAGACGGCCCCGGCGCGCACCACGCCGCCGGGAGGCACATCGCTCTTGACCGTGGCGCCGTTGCCCACCCGGGCGCCGGCGCCAATCGTCACCCCCAGATTGACGGTGACGCCCATGCCAATCAGCGCGCCTTCGCCCACTTGCACCCCGCCCGCTAGGATGACGCCAGGCGCCAGGTTAACCATATCTGCCAGCACGCAATCGTGCGAGACGATGGCGCCGGTGTTGATGATGCCGCCAAAGCCGATTTGCGCATCTGAGCCAATGTAGGCGTGCGGGAAGATTTGCCCGCCGTCATTGAGCTGGACGCTGGGTTCCAGCACGGCGCTGGGGTGCACCAGGCTGGGGAATTCAAACCCGGCGCCGCGTAGGATTTCGAATACGTGTATGCGGCTGCTCATCGCGCCAATACCGCCCACGGCATTGGCGGCCAGCCGGCTGCCTGCCGCGCGCAGCGCGCTCAGCAAGCCCTGGCCGCCCAGCACCAGCACATCCAACACCTGCTCGCCGGGCTGGCGGCCGTCATCCAATACCCCTGCCGGGGTGTAGCTTCCGGTGGCGCGTATCAGGTCGATCACCGCTTTGCCGTGGCCGCCGCCGCCGTAGACCAATACGGCGTTGCTGGCGGCCACACTGGGCGGAATTTCAATATCTGCAACTGTGGCCCCGCCCAGCGCGCCCCGCACCTGCGCCTCGGTGATGATCGGCCCGATCGGCAATTGGCTCAGGTCCAGGCCTTCTTGCTGCGCCAGCAGCAAGGCGGGCTGGGTAATACGCAGCCCTTCCGGAACTTCACCGGGCTGGCTGCTCTTCTGTTCGGTCTTGGGGGCTTCCCAGTCCGAGGTCGGGGCCAGGTAGCAGAACAAGGCCCCGGCGCGCAGCTTGCCGCCGGGTTGGGCCTGTAAGCCGGCCACAAAGCCGTCCGCCTCGGCGATCAGCTCAAAGGTCGACTTGGTGGTCTCCAGGGTAGCCAGCAGCGCTCCCGTTTTTACCGCCTGGCCGTCTTTAACGTGCAATGCGGCCACACGGGCTTCATTTTCGTTGGGGTTGATC encodes:
- a CDS encoding NeuD/PglB/VioB family sugar acetyltransferase, with product MSAALAITIPLINPNENEARVAALHVKDGQAVKTGALLATLETTKSTFELIAEADGFVAGLQAQPGGKLRAGALFCYLAPTSDWEAPKTEQKSSQPGEVPEGLRITQPALLLAQQEGLDLSQLPIGPIITEAQVRGALGGATVADIEIPPSVAASNAVLVYGGGGHGKAVIDLIRATGSYTPAGVLDDGRQPGEQVLDVLVLGGQGLLSALRAAGSRLAANAVGGIGAMSSRIHVFEILRGAGFEFPSLVHPSAVLEPSVQLNDGGQIFPHAYIGSDAQIGFGGIINTGAIVSHDCVLADMVNLAPGVILAGGVQVGEGALIGMGVTVNLGVTIGAGARVGNGATVKSDVPPGGVVRAGAVWPG
- a CDS encoding site-specific DNA-methyltransferase, whose translation is MAGKKTDRKGTRSSAFGTAGRVNHDASTFYNSALYSQQNAATPDSLSDNPLPEAAHNRIFGHSSEQMPELPDGSVHLMVTSPPYNAGKEYDQDLNLEDYLGLLRRVWAETYRTLAPGGRACINVANLGRKPYIPLHAFIIQDMLALGYLMRGEIIWDKGSSASASTAWGSWLSASNPTLRDVHEYILVFSKGAFGRAKPAGGEDTIAKEDFLQNSKSVWSFPAVSARRVGHPAPFPEELPARLIQLYSFTGDVVLDPFMGSGTTALAARKAGRSYVGYETSRDYIQLAEARIAKGS
- a CDS encoding carboxypeptidase regulatory-like domain-containing protein, whose translation is MTTQTDFVGAVQGRVTQAGTSNPVPFAFVQAKNDRGVTVTVFSDGDGRYALPGLAAGDYVISSHGFGYQYSLPHNVTITSAAALEIDLSLPPTADIRDQVSGAEWLSVLPDDAQTRQFILDCQGCHQLGWPRKAYNGWPTETQWQASIRKMLSFYGPQSGFPIIGPLDVEETAAWLAHYLTAETQPPLPQPVTAQAAKVRMTEYDFPGAGPHDLVLDSNGQIIITGMFSHNMYSLDPESGEFTRYALKPNANPRALELDAEGNWWIVFGSPHQLALFDPLTAEFETYSIDMYAHSVALDSKGNAWVNGHFLSDPGKVIRVSPDGSRLVFDIPDNNVSNLAGLPISYEIRVGPDNMVWVSDLNWNRIYKLHPETGEVAYYEFPHDTSGPRRFDIDADGKLWIPEFSGGRLAMFDPVTETFTEWEVPTKNAEPYVVKIDHQRGLVWIGYAAGNRVASFDPLTETFVEYPLPTPYALIRHMAIDSGNGDVWVSYHHVPTSDDKIVRLQFGT